The Brevinema andersonii genomic sequence CTTGTGTCATGCCAATGCCTCAGTTTTTATTTCGATGTAGAAGCATCTCCTTTCGAAATATATTTCTTATGAAGACAAAAATATCGAAGAGGGAATAGATAAATTTTTAGCCGACAATCCCGAGCACAAGGATAAAGCCGCCATCTGGGCTGTCCTCAAGTATGTTATATGAAAAATACAAAAACAGGGAGTAAAGAAATATCTCTTTATAAACAATCCCTAACCAATGCTCAGGGGAGGGACTTTCTTTCCTAGAGCAGGTGCGTAAGCCTGCCGCTTAGGAAAAGGAATTTTCTTTAAAGTCTCAAATCAAACTTCTCATGACAGCAGATCATAACAAAGCTATGATATTTTAATATCAATGTGCAAAGTGATAATATTTTATAATTTTAATTTCCATAATTCGTTATTGTTTTTTACTTTAATGGTCTTGGTTAATATGCTATAATTATTCAGTTGTAAGATATATCTACAGAAGGGGAACGATATGAAAATATTAATGATACTTTATCTTTTAGTGATTTCATGCACAAAACAAAAAAAGAAGATAAATTAATTGTAGGAATGGAATTGTCTTTTCCTCCTTTTGAAATGCGAGACACAAACGGCAACCCTAAAGGCATCAGTGTTGATTTGGCACACAGTTTAGGTGAATATTTAGGTAAGGAGGTCGAAATCAAGCATATTGCGTGGAATGGATTAATAACTTCTTTGCAAACAAAAAAAATTGATCTGATTACTTCATCAATGGCTATTATAGAAGCACGGAAAGAAAAAGTAGATTTTTCAGATCCTTATGCACATACTGTGATTGCGGCGTTAGTATACCGTGATTCTCCTGTAAAAAAATCAAGTGATTTGAATCATCCGGAACGAACACTTGCATTACGTCAGGGAACAACTTCTTATTTTTTTGCACTAGATCAATTTCCGGAGTCAAAAAAGAATTCTTTTGCAACAGAAACTCCTGCAATAACAGAGGTTATTCAAGGAAAGGCTAATGCGTTTCTTTATGACTGGCTTTCTGTCTACAAACTTTACTAATTGATATGGCAGGTTCAGAAAATAATGACTGGGGAATCGCCGTACGCAAAGGTAATGTAAAGCTTCTTGCAGAAATTAATTCTTTCTTGAAAGAATTTAAGGCTTCAGGAGGATATAAAGTATTGACAGAAAAATATTTCCGGGAAGAAAAAAAATTATTTGATGCTCAAGGAATTGACTTCTTTTTTTATGATTAAATTGACTATGCATCTGTAATCTTTATATTGTTAAGAGTTACTGAACGATATTATACTAACATTACAGAATCAGAAATGGCCTTATGTTGAGTTGATGGATTGTATGAGTGTAACGGAGCATACTGAGCAACTAATGGAATCGATTAAGTAATTACTATAAAAGTATAATCCCTACACATATGCTGTGCAATTTGGATCTGCTTTCGTATGTTTGGCTTAAAATCAATATTATTTCTCGAACAAAAGCTTTATCTTGATGAGGATACAGTATGACCTGCAAGATGCAGATATGGTTATTGGTTACTATTTTTTTCAAATAAATCCCCGATCAAGGCGTAGACGGTAGCAATTTGGTTTGGAATGAACGAAACACCAGGCCCATCTTGCTGCCCGGGCAGTATGGCAGATTTATTATCGTTAGTGGGCACCTGCCAATCGAAAAGAACACGTATATTGGCTTTGGCTAATTCTTTATCGAAAAGAGTTGTTGCAGATACTTGTTTCTAATAGACCCAAGTACAAAATCTGTTAAACCATTTTACAGCTAACGCTGGAGTAATGACATCAGAAACAATAGCTATAGCTCCACTCCTTCGTTTATCATTTTTAATAAACAAACACAGATCAAGACAGAGCAGGTTTCTGAAATGCGATTTCAATGTCTTTTAATGGGGTTTTTAATGCGTTTTGTTGTTCATGTTTGGTGAATGTGTGTACCATCTCATAATAAAAAGTTTGTGCTTTCAACGGATAAATATTTAAAGGTGAATTAGCAATGTTAGTATAGTCGAGATTAGGGTACGGAATTTTAAGCATGAATTTTTCTTCAGGACTTGTCAAATATAACATTAATTGACATATAATCTATTCCCGATAATAAATGTTATGTCAACAAAGGGTTCTCATTTTCAATGTTAAGAGAATTCAAATATTTATAGAACGTCTTTTGCAGATTGGTTTTTTAGACCTTTTGGAATAAATCCATCGTTTTATTTATAACTTTTTGTATGACCAACTGCAAATGATTCAGGAGAAAAGCCCTCAAAAACAGACTAAACCCTACCGTTTGGACATCGCGGTGGCAGCAGTCATTAATTTTAATTCGCTTATCTTGGAAAACAGCGTTGGAATTATCGTACTAAATACCAGTGATGTAAACGAACGAATATATTTAGTTAAAAAATTATAGTCAAATCTTATACAAGTTACAGTTTTATTGTTGACTCGGATTTTTCCCATAAACATAAAGTATAGAAATAAGAAATGAAAATCCTAAAATATACGATACTAATATTGGAAATCCGAACGCAATCATAAGATAACCTAATATAATAGATATAAATCCAACTAATAATGCATAAGGTAATTGAGTTTTGGTGTGATCAACTAGAGAACATCCAGCACCTGCAGAAGATAAAATTGTACTGTCTGATATTGGAGAACAATGATCTCCAAATACAGCTCCTGTAAGTACTGCTCCAGCTGTAGCAATAACTATAATATCTGCTCCATTTGACAACGAAGAAGCTAAGGGTATTGCTAGAGGCATCAAAATTCCCATAGTACCATAAGAAGTCCCTGTAGAAAAAGAAACCAGCATGCCAATAATAAAAGTAAACATCGGTAACAATGCCGGATTAACAACGTCTTTTAAAAATTCTACAAGGAAAAAATTGGTTCCTAATGCTTTAATAATAGATGAAATGGACCAAGCTAAAATTAATGTGAGAACTGCTGTACCAAATAAATTTTTTGCTCCGTTGAGCCAAATTTGAAAAGCGTCAAAGAAGTTGATTGTTTTAGTTATAGCAGACATAATAAAAGCAACAATAGTAGCTGCTAATGCAGCTTGAAAAATGACAAAACTGGCACTAGAAGCTCCTAAAATTTCGATACTCAAATCATATCCTTGCAATTTGTTAAAAATTTCAGGATTTTTTTGCATTAAAGATTGGTACCCTTCATTCCAAAATCCTAATATCGATACAATAATCAAAGTAGCTAAAGGAATAAGAGCATTCCAAATATTTAATTTTATATGAGGAAGGGGATCTAATGCATCCCCACCCTCTTGCATAGTATGAGTATTATTGATAATACCATTACGAGCATTTTGTTCTGCCTTAAGCATAGGGCCAAAATCTCTATTCATTAGAGCAATAATAGCAACAAATCCTAGCATAAAAATATTATAAAATCGATATGGTATCGTTTTTAAAAATATGGCATAAACATTAACATCAGGCTGACCTATAATTTCATAGGCATCTCTCATGGTACTTAATTCAAAGCCGATCCATGTAGAAATAAGGGCAACTGCAGCAATAGGAGCAGCTGTTGAATCAACAATAAAAGCTAATTTTTCTCGGGAAACCTTAAGTTTGTCAGTAACAGGTCTCATTACAGAACCAGCAATCAATGCATTGGCATAGTCGTCAAAGAAAATAAATATTCCTAATATCCAGGTCATTAATTGAGCAGATCTTGGTGTTTTTGCTTTAGAAGCAATCATTGATGCTACAGCACGTGCTCCTCCATTACGGCCAATTAATGCTATTAATCCACCAATGGTAATCACCTGCATAATGATTCCAGCACTAAAACTACTATTAATAGAGTTAACAATTGTTTTTGAGATCATAGTAAAACTTTGAATAAAAGAATAAAAAGAACCCCCGTGAACAGATACTACTAATAATAAAGATCCTGTCCAAATCCCGATAAGTAATGATAAAATAACATGTTTTGTCAAAAAAGCCAACATAACAGCCAAAAATGGTGGCAGAAGAGTCCATATTCCCAATTTTTGGGCAATCTCTTGAGGAGATAATCCAAATATCACACTAGGAATCAATAATACTAATATAATATTGAGCAACTGCATACTAATCCTCCTTACAGTCATAAATTAGGTTGTTTGCCAACTGTAAATAATACTAGAATGAGACTGGAAAATCCTAATACATAAGCTAAAAATATTGATAATCCAAATGATGTACCCAGATATCCAAAAACTATAGAAATAATCATGACAAGCAAGGCATAAGGCATTTGAGTACGTACATGGTCTAACAATGCACAATCGGCTCCTACAGCTGATAAAATAGTTGTATCTGATATCGGGGAACAATGATCTCCAACAATAGCTCCAGTAAGAGCAGCGCTTGCAGATGAAACAGTAATAGCAGGCATATCTGGTGCAAGTGAAACTGCCAAAGGAATTGTTAATGGTATGAGAATGCCCATGGTTCCAAATGCTGTACCCGTGGAAAAAGAAATAAAAAATCCTAAAATAAATATAATAGTGGGAAGCAATCTAGGATTGAGAATTTCTTTTAGTGCAGCAGTTAAGTAATAATGTGTACCTAATTCTTTGATGACGGATGCCATAGACCATGCTAATAACAGAATAATTACAGCACTGGCAAATAAAGCTTTGGCACCGTTTACCCAAATTTTGATTGAATCATAAAGGGAAATAGTTTTTGTGATATTAGACATAAAAAATGCAACAAAACTAGCAAATAATGCTGCTTGAAAAATGACAAATCCTGCATCTGCGTTGCCTAATACCTCTATGAGAAGAAGATATCCAGACAAATTAGAAAGAGCTTGAGGATCATCTGCTAATAGTGTATTATATCCGTTTACCCAAAAACCTATAATAGCTGAAAAAATCAATACTAAAATAGGAATAAGAGCATTCCATGGATTCATTTTGATACCTGGTAAAGGATCTAGAGAAGTATCCTGATCAGATTGATATCCCGAAGAATCAATAATACCATGGCGTGCATTTCGTTCAGCTTTAAACATAGGACCAAAATCCCTATTAAATAGAGCAATAAGCACAATAAATCCAAGAATAAAAATATTATAAAATCGATAAGGAATAGTTTCAATAAATATATTGTAAACATTAATATCTGAATAACCTGCAATAGCATAAGCATCTTTCATGACACCTAGTTCATATCCTATCCAAGTCGAAATAAGCACTATCCCGGAAATAGGAGCTGCCGTAGCATCTACAATGAATGCTAGTTTTTCTCGGGAAACTTTTAGTTTATCGGTTACAGTTTTCATGACGGGTCCAGTAATCAAGCAGCTTGCATAATCATCAAAAAAGATAAAAAGCCCTAAAAACCATGATAATAGTTGAGCAGATCGGGGAGTTTTTCCTTTTGAGGCAACAATTTCTGCAACTGCTACAGCTCCTCCGTTACGTGCAATGACAGCTATTAAGCCCCCAATTGTCAGTACTTGAAGGATAATTCCAGCATTTGCAGAATCAGCCATTGAATCAATAATCAAATGAGGAATTGCACTAAAACTTTGGAATATATCCCATATTTGAAAACCGTTTTGTATACTTAATAAAAAAGTTCCATTCCAAATCCCTACAAAAAGAGAAAATAAAACTTGTCTCGTCAAAAAAGCACAGATAATAGCTAGAATGGGAGGTAATAGAGTGAAAAAACCAAAAAATTGTGCATTTTGTTCTGATAAAGATACTTCCTGAGAAAATAAAATCGCAGGTAGTAATAAAATATTTACTACTAATAACCACATTTTTTACTCCTTGATAAAATTAGATAAATATTGGCAAATAAAACCGTATAATCAAAGACAAAATATGGAATTTTTTTCATTGATGATCATATATTGCCCTATACAGGTTATATTCTACAAACAGTTGATAATATCTTTAAACAATATGAATTCTCATTCCGAATATAGAATTCACAATACATGATTTCCCCTTGAAAAAAGTATAACAGGATTATACAATGTTTTTTTAAAAGTGTAAAATTTTAAGTTTATTTTCGATATTTTTTTTGATTTATACCGATAGTAAAATGAGAGGCAGAGATGTTAAAAGTATTAATTATTTTATTATTTCCTAATTTAATTCATAGTTATATGCATGTTGCGGATCAGCAGTTCAATAACGACAGTATTAATATATCATTAAAAAAGAAAGTTCCTTATCTTCAACAAAATTTAAAAAATACAGCAAAAACTCAACTTCCTGAAAAAAATATTTTTTCTTTAATTTTTCAGCCTCATGAAAGTACTTATTCTACCTTTGCAAGTATAACAGGTCAGACTCTAAAAAACACACGCTTTTTTGCTTCATGGTATATTTTTGATGATTTTCAACAAATGCCGCGTTCCACAACTGAAGCAATGACGCTTATTAATAATCAACGCCCAGTGTGTTTTAATGCTGTTGTTTATGCAAATAATAAATGGAGTGCGCAAGCAGAGTTACCCTACTCTACTTATGACGATTCATACCATGTTTTTGTGTATATTTCGATTGTCAATCGAAGTGGTATTTTAGTGCCTATATCTTCTCAATCCTATTATAAAGATACAATAACTGGGCTTGCATACAAGGAACAAACCCTTTCTCTGAACATTGAATTAATACGTTTTTGGATGGATCGCGGATATTTCGAAAAAAATTAATCCCAACACTCTACGTCTTCGAGGCCTTTAACATGCACTTTGTTAAAAGCAGGATCTTTTCCTTGTCGGCTTTGTGCTTGATAATCAAGTAGAGTTTCCTGAACAAAAGGAAATAATTTAACAATAGCATATATATTCAGAAGAGCCATCAGACCCATAAACAGATCGGCAATATTCCATACCAAATTAAATTGTGCAACAGAACCAGCAAATACTGGTACAATCACTAAAATTTTGAAAGAGAAAAGGACTATTTTGTTATGACTGATAAGGAGCATTGTATTTTGAGCATAAAAATAGTTGCCTAAAATGGAAGAGAATGCTAAAAGAAAAATACAAACTGATAAAAATATATTTCCCATATTACCAAAATAAATAGTTAAAGCATTTTGTGTAAGGGCAATACCTGACGATGCATTGGAAATATCCACCCCAGAAAAAAGAATCAAAAAAGCTGTAGCCGAACAAATAATAATGGTATCAAAAAATACACCACATGCTTGTATTAAACCTTGTTTTACAGGGTGTGAGGTATCGGCAGCCGCGGCTGCATTCGGTGCTGATCCCATTCCTGCCTCGTTTGAAAAAAGTCCTCTCTTTACACCCGTTACAATTGTTCCAATTAATGTTCCCGTACCAAATTCTTTCAATCCAAAGGCGTTTTGAAATATCACCAAAAATACGTTTCCTATTTTATCAAGGTTTATAAATATGACAATTAAGCACAAAATTAGATAGAGAATAGCCATAACGGGAACAATTAATGCGGAAGCTTTAGCAATACGTGGCAGGCCTCCAAAAATAAAAGCAGCTGATAATATCGACAAAATAAAAGCACTCACTATTGTTGGGATATGGAAACTGTTTTCAAATGCTAAAGCAATAGTATTAGCTTGTACGGAATTAAATGCTATACCGAAAACCATCAACAATAATATAGAAAATATGAGTCCCATAGTTTTTGAATGAAGGCCTTGCTGCATATAATATGCAGGTCCTCCTCTGAAATGTGTATTGTCTTTATCATGAACTTTAAATATTTGAGCAAGAGTGGATTCGATGAATGCTAAAGATCCTCCAAGCAGAGCTGTAATCCACATCCAAAAGATAGCTCCGGGACCTCCTACTATGATTGCTAAGGCGACTCCTGCCAAATTCCCAGTGCCAACACGAGAAGCTGTAGTTACAGCAAATGCTTCAAAAGATGATATTTTTTTAGATTTAGAATTTCCAGTTAAGCTATTGGAAAATGCTGCAGACATTTCTTTCCAGTGGAATTGTATAAATTTTGTTTTAAGAGTAAAAATAATTCCAACCCCTAATAAAACAATAACCAAAATATAAGAATATAAATAATTATTAAGCGTATCAATGATATTTGCTATCATACTTTCCTCCTTTAAGATATATTGGCATATTTTCCTTGTTCTGTCAATGTTTTGATCAAAAATTAATCAATTAAATAATAGGTTGCCTAAAAATTAATCAATTTTAATGAAAACACCTTATAATGCTATAGTTTATTTAATAAATTCCGAAAGAAAAATGAAGAAATAATTTTTACTGCTTTAGCAAGGAAAATAGATGGCAAAAGAATATAATTTTCAAGAAATAGAAGCAAAATGGCAAAAATATTGGGAACAACACCAATCATTTAAGGTGACTGAAGATCATAATTTTCCACCTGATAAGAGGGCTTATATTTTGGATATGTTTCCATACCCTTCAGGTAACGGATTGCATGTCGGCCACCCCGAAGGGTATACTGCAACTGATATATATGGACGCTACTTGCGTATGAAAGGTTATAATGTTCTGCATCCGATGGGATATGATTCATTTGGGTTGCCAGCAGAACAATATGCTATTAAAACAGGAACTCATCCTAAGATTTCTACAGAAGAAAATATTACGAATTTTGAGCGGCAGATTAAAAGTCTAGGGTTTGCTTATGATTGGAATAGAAAAATTTGCACACATGATCCTTCATATTACAAATGGACACAATTTATTTTTTTGAAGCTCTTTGAAAAAGGCCTTGCTTATGAAGCAATGATACCTGTAAATTGGTGTGAAGAAACACGTACAGTATTAGCTAATGAAGAAGTTGTAGATGGTAGGGATGAGCGAACTGGTTGTCCTGTAGTAAAAAAAAACCTACGTCAATGGGTGCTTAAAATAACAGCATATGCTGATAGACTTTTAGAAGATTTAAATTTATGTGATTGGCCAGAATCTATTAAGCAGCTTCAACGTAATTGGATTGGCCGCTCGGAAGGAGCTGAAATTATATTTCTTGAAAAGAAGACTCAAAAACCTATTTTTGTTTATACGACAAGGCCAGATACTTTATATGGAGCTACTTATGTTGTGTTGGCACCTGGCCATCCTCTGGTTGCTGAAATTACGAGTCCTACTCAAAAACAGGCAGTTGATGACTATATTCAAAAAAGTATGCGTAAGACCGATATGGAAAGAACAGAACTCAATAAACAAAAAACAGGGGTATTTACAGGATCTTTTGCTATTAATCCTATTAATAATAAAGAAATACCAATTTGGATTGGGGATTATGTTCTGGAAAACTATGGTACAGGAGCCGTTATGGCTGTCCCTGCACACGACCAGCGGGATTATGAATTTGCTGGGGTATATGATCTTCCGATTATTCCGGTAGTTTCGCCTGAATTAGGGATATTACCTGATCTTTCTCAACAAGCATTCTCTGATGAAGGAGTATCTATTAATTCGGAAGAATTATCAGGATTAAAAACAGAACAAATGAAAAAAGCTGTGCTTAATAAACTTGTTCAAATAAACAAAGGCAAGAAAGCTGTACAATATAAATTAAGAGATTGGATTTTTTCACGGCAACGTTTCTGGGGTGAACCTATTCCTATTGTTCATTGCCAAGAATGTGGAGTTGTTCCTGTTCCGGAAAACGAACTCCCTTTGACACTTCCTGAAATTTCTGTGTATTTACCAGGCCTAGAAGGAGAATCTCCGCTTGCTGAGGCATATGAATGGATACATTGTTGTTGTCCAAAATGTGGAAATTCCGCTCGTAGAGAAACCAATACAATGCCTCAATGGGCTGGTTCGTGCTGGTATTATTTGAGATACATTGATCCTAATAATAGTAATGCACTTGTCGACCCAGAAAAAGAAAAATATTGGATGCCTGTTGATTTATATGTTGGGGGGCAAGAACATGCCGTATTGCACTTGTTGTACGCGCGTTTCTGGCATAAAGTTCTTTATGATCTTGGATTAGTATCAACGAAAGAACCATTCAAAAAATTAGTTAATCAAGGGATGATTCTCGGAGAAAATAATGAGAAAATGAGTAAATCCCGAGGTAATGTTGTGAATCCGGATGATATTATTAAAGAATATGGTGCGGATAGTTTTAGGCTATATGAGATGTTTATGGGGCCATTGGAAATGGGTAAACCCTGGTCTACTAACGGTATTAAGGGGATAAAAAAATTTCTAGATCGTGTGTGGCGTTTATATACTCAGCATCCTATTGATGAAAATTCTCCTATTCCCGATGATTTATTACGTTTGACACACAAAACTATCAAAAAAGTTACCCATGACATTGAAACAATTAGTCAATTTAATACGGCAATTAGTGCTTTGATGGTATTAGTAAACGATTTAACAAACAGAAATGCTTTGCCAAAAGAAACTCTCGAAATTTTAGTAAAATTACTTGCTCCATTTGCTCCGCATATCAGTGAGGAATTATGGGAAATGCTTGGTCATTCTCCGCTTGTTACCAATGAGAGATTTCCAACTTATGATGACAAACTGACTGAAGATCAAATGATTGAATTTGTAGTACAAATTAATGGGAAAAATCGAGAAAAATTTTTTGTTTCTAAAGGTTTATCCAAAGAAGAATTAGAAGAATTAAGTTTATCAAACGAAGGAGTAAAAAATCGACTACTAGGAAAGAATATTATAAAAATTATTGTAGTTCCCGATAAATTAATAAATATTGTGGTAAAAGAGTAATGAAAAAATTAAAAATAATAGTATTATTGCTTACTTTACTGGTTCCCTATTCTATTGCAGCACAAACCTTGGAACAGCAATTAAGAAGAGCTCAAGAGGAAGGTATATTACCAACACCATCAACTAATATTCAAAATAACGTTCC encodes the following:
- a CDS encoding Na+/H+ antiporter NhaC family protein, which codes for MQLLNIILVLLIPSVIFGLSPQEIAQKLGIWTLLPPFLAVMLAFLTKHVILSLLIGIWTGSLLLVVSVHGGSFYSFIQSFTMISKTIVNSINSSFSAGIIMQVITIGGLIALIGRNGGARAVASMIASKAKTPRSAQLMTWILGIFIFFDDYANALIAGSVMRPVTDKLKVSREKLAFIVDSTAAPIAAVALISTWIGFELSTMRDAYEIIGQPDVNVYAIFLKTIPYRFYNIFMLGFVAIIALMNRDFGPMLKAEQNARNGIINNTHTMQEGGDALDPLPHIKLNIWNALIPLATLIIVSILGFWNEGYQSLMQKNPEIFNKLQGYDLSIEILGASSASFVIFQAALAATIVAFIMSAITKTINFFDAFQIWLNGAKNLFGTAVLTLILAWSISSIIKALGTNFFLVEFLKDVVNPALLPMFTFIIGMLVSFSTGTSYGTMGILMPLAIPLASSLSNGADIIVIATAGAVLTGAVFGDHCSPISDSTILSSAGAGCSLVDHTKTQLPYALLVGFISIILGYLMIAFGFPILVSYILGFSFLISILYVYGKNPSQQ
- a CDS encoding transporter substrate-binding domain-containing protein; this translates as MHKTKKEDKLIVGMELSFPPFEMRDTNGNPKGISVDLAHSLGEYLGKEVEIKHIAWNGLITSLQTKKIDLITSSMAIIEARKEKVDFSDPYAHTVIAALVYRDSPVKKSSDLNHPERTLALRQGTTSYFFALDQFPESKKNSFATETPAITEVIQGKANAFLYDWLSVYKLY
- a CDS encoding Na+/H+ antiporter NhaC family protein translates to MWLLVVNILLLPAILFSQEVSLSEQNAQFFGFFTLLPPILAIICAFLTRQVLFSLFVGIWNGTFLLSIQNGFQIWDIFQSFSAIPHLIIDSMADSANAGIILQVLTIGGLIAVIARNGGAVAVAEIVASKGKTPRSAQLLSWFLGLFIFFDDYASCLITGPVMKTVTDKLKVSREKLAFIVDATAAPISGIVLISTWIGYELGVMKDAYAIAGYSDINVYNIFIETIPYRFYNIFILGFIVLIALFNRDFGPMFKAERNARHGIIDSSGYQSDQDTSLDPLPGIKMNPWNALIPILVLIFSAIIGFWVNGYNTLLADDPQALSNLSGYLLLIEVLGNADAGFVIFQAALFASFVAFFMSNITKTISLYDSIKIWVNGAKALFASAVIILLLAWSMASVIKELGTHYYLTAALKEILNPRLLPTIIFILGFFISFSTGTAFGTMGILIPLTIPLAVSLAPDMPAITVSSASAALTGAIVGDHCSPISDTTILSAVGADCALLDHVRTQMPYALLVMIISIVFGYLGTSFGLSIFLAYVLGFSSLILVLFTVGKQPNL
- the leuS gene encoding leucine--tRNA ligase, yielding MAKEYNFQEIEAKWQKYWEQHQSFKVTEDHNFPPDKRAYILDMFPYPSGNGLHVGHPEGYTATDIYGRYLRMKGYNVLHPMGYDSFGLPAEQYAIKTGTHPKISTEENITNFERQIKSLGFAYDWNRKICTHDPSYYKWTQFIFLKLFEKGLAYEAMIPVNWCEETRTVLANEEVVDGRDERTGCPVVKKNLRQWVLKITAYADRLLEDLNLCDWPESIKQLQRNWIGRSEGAEIIFLEKKTQKPIFVYTTRPDTLYGATYVVLAPGHPLVAEITSPTQKQAVDDYIQKSMRKTDMERTELNKQKTGVFTGSFAINPINNKEIPIWIGDYVLENYGTGAVMAVPAHDQRDYEFAGVYDLPIIPVVSPELGILPDLSQQAFSDEGVSINSEELSGLKTEQMKKAVLNKLVQINKGKKAVQYKLRDWIFSRQRFWGEPIPIVHCQECGVVPVPENELPLTLPEISVYLPGLEGESPLAEAYEWIHCCCPKCGNSARRETNTMPQWAGSCWYYLRYIDPNNSNALVDPEKEKYWMPVDLYVGGQEHAVLHLLYARFWHKVLYDLGLVSTKEPFKKLVNQGMILGENNEKMSKSRGNVVNPDDIIKEYGADSFRLYEMFMGPLEMGKPWSTNGIKGIKKFLDRVWRLYTQHPIDENSPIPDDLLRLTHKTIKKVTHDIETISQFNTAISALMVLVNDLTNRNALPKETLEILVKLLAPFAPHISEELWEMLGHSPLVTNERFPTYDDKLTEDQMIEFVVQINGKNREKFFVSKGLSKEELEELSLSNEGVKNRLLGKNIIKIIVVPDKLINIVVKE
- a CDS encoding alanine/glycine:cation symporter family protein; this translates as MIANIIDTLNNYLYSYILVIVLLGVGIIFTLKTKFIQFHWKEMSAAFSNSLTGNSKSKKISSFEAFAVTTASRVGTGNLAGVALAIIVGGPGAIFWMWITALLGGSLAFIESTLAQIFKVHDKDNTHFRGGPAYYMQQGLHSKTMGLIFSILLLMVFGIAFNSVQANTIALAFENSFHIPTIVSAFILSILSAAFIFGGLPRIAKASALIVPVMAILYLILCLIVIFINLDKIGNVFLVIFQNAFGLKEFGTGTLIGTIVTGVKRGLFSNEAGMGSAPNAAAAADTSHPVKQGLIQACGVFFDTIIICSATAFLILFSGVDISNASSGIALTQNALTIYFGNMGNIFLSVCIFLLAFSSILGNYFYAQNTMLLISHNKIVLFSFKILVIVPVFAGSVAQFNLVWNIADLFMGLMALLNIYAIVKLFPFVQETLLDYQAQSRQGKDPAFNKVHVKGLEDVECWD
- a CDS encoding transporter substrate-binding domain-containing protein codes for the protein MAGSENNDWGIAVRKGNVKLLAEINSFLKEFKASGGYKVLTEKYFREEKKLFDAQGIDFFFYD